One Gimesia sp. genomic window carries:
- a CDS encoding arylsulfatase, which translates to MPSANVALAFAARTRTSRFLFLSALLAFVCGLTTLCCTASAVAAEKANDPNIIYILADDMGYGDIKALNPECKIDTPHLDQLAHGGMIFTDAHSSSSVCTPTRYGVLTGRYNWRSRLKSGVLWGLSRRLIEQDRMTVPSMLKQHGYYTAAVGKWHLGMDWTLKDGGFATEKSYNKKTNPGWEVDYSKPIQNGPNSVGFDYFYGISASLDMPPYVYIENNKSQGIPTVTKAFFRDGPAHKDFEAIDVLPRITEKTVQIIDEHAAASKQGKPFFIYFPLNAPHTPILPTPEWQGKSGINAYCDFVMQVDDTVGQVMQALKKQGIHENTLVIFTADNGCSPAANFKEMADKDHQPSYHFRGHKADIYEGGHRVPFIANWPARVKAGTHSDQLTCLTDLMATAADIVGAKLPDNAGEDSVSILPALEGKDTQPLREAAVHHSIRGAFSIRKGHWKLELCPGSGGWSFPKPGKDDLSQLPAIQLYDLNADLNEQKNVQSEYPEVVKELTDLLQSYVDRGRSTPGAPQENNGDVDIFEAGKSAQKMKRPQKKKPAKAKS; encoded by the coding sequence ATGCCGTCAGCCAACGTTGCGCTCGCTTTCGCTGCCAGAACCCGCACCTCACGTTTTCTGTTTCTCTCTGCTCTGCTCGCATTTGTCTGCGGATTGACCACGCTCTGCTGCACTGCGTCCGCCGTAGCAGCAGAAAAAGCAAACGATCCCAACATCATCTACATCCTGGCCGATGACATGGGCTACGGCGATATCAAGGCACTCAACCCGGAATGTAAAATTGACACGCCACACCTGGACCAACTCGCACACGGCGGCATGATTTTTACCGACGCCCATTCCAGTTCCTCCGTCTGCACGCCCACCCGTTATGGAGTGCTCACCGGTCGCTACAACTGGCGTTCCCGCCTGAAGAGCGGCGTGCTCTGGGGACTCTCGCGGCGGCTGATTGAACAGGACCGCATGACGGTTCCCTCCATGCTCAAGCAGCATGGCTACTATACCGCCGCGGTCGGGAAGTGGCACCTGGGCATGGACTGGACACTCAAGGATGGCGGCTTCGCGACCGAGAAGTCGTATAACAAAAAAACCAATCCCGGCTGGGAAGTCGATTACTCGAAACCGATTCAGAACGGCCCCAACAGTGTCGGCTTCGATTATTTCTATGGCATCAGTGCTTCACTCGACATGCCCCCCTATGTCTATATTGAAAACAACAAGAGCCAGGGCATCCCCACCGTCACCAAGGCCTTCTTCCGGGATGGCCCTGCCCACAAAGATTTTGAAGCCATCGACGTGCTCCCCCGCATTACCGAAAAAACGGTCCAGATCATCGATGAGCACGCGGCTGCTTCCAAACAAGGCAAGCCGTTCTTCATTTACTTCCCCCTCAACGCACCGCACACTCCGATCCTGCCGACTCCCGAATGGCAGGGCAAAAGCGGCATCAATGCCTACTGCGATTTCGTGATGCAGGTCGACGACACCGTCGGACAGGTGATGCAGGCGCTCAAAAAACAGGGCATCCACGAAAACACGCTAGTCATCTTCACCGCTGACAACGGCTGTTCGCCCGCGGCCAACTTCAAAGAGATGGCCGACAAAGACCATCAGCCCAGCTACCACTTCCGCGGGCACAAAGCCGACATCTACGAAGGCGGCCATCGCGTCCCCTTCATCGCCAACTGGCCGGCCCGCGTCAAAGCCGGCACGCACTCCGATCAGCTGACCTGCCTGACCGACCTGATGGCCACCGCCGCGGATATCGTCGGGGCGAAGCTGCCCGATAACGCGGGCGAAGACAGCGTCAGCATCCTGCCGGCACTCGAAGGCAAAGACACACAGCCCCTCCGCGAAGCCGCCGTCCATCATTCAATTCGGGGGGCCTTCTCCATTCGCAAAGGGCACTGGAAACTGGAACTCTGTCCGGGATCGGGAGGCTGGAGTTTCCCCAAGCCGGGCAAAGACGATCTCAGCCAGCTCCCGGCCATTCAGCTCTATGACCTGAATGCCGACCTGAATGAACAGAAAAACGTGCAGTCCGAATATCCCGAAGTCGTGAAAGAATTGACCGACCTTCTGCAGAGCTACGTGGACCGGGGTCGCTCGACTCCGGGAGCCCCCCAGGAAAACAACGGGGACGTCGATATCTTCGAAGCAGGCAAGTCCGCTCAGAAAATGAAACGACCGCAGAAAAAGAAACCGGCGAAAGCCAAATCGTAA
- a CDS encoding Gfo/Idh/MocA family oxidoreductase, whose amino-acid sequence MTQPTESNVSRRDFIKTSATTGAAASLLAAATKTRAADANSRLRIGVIGAGNRGFNTLTKKLVKLRELGHNIDLVSVADVYSVHRQRFVDYIKEQTGVTPTTHVDHRELLGDKDIDAVVIGTPDHWHAKITLDALAAGKHVYCEKPMTHTVEEAAEVVAAWKASDRVMQVGVQSTSAPVWDMAREKIDAGLLGKVVQFQTECARNGKFGMSRHNLITKEMTPQTVDFRRFLGVEEGFHPDVPFDREIFGQWRCYWAFGYGMFSDLFVHRVTGMLKATGLRKPGRVVGGGGIFFEYDDREVTDVASIIADFHEGVQGLVSSTMVSEERKLDHIIRGHNGLLLFDKSCSGNSGKCSFEFVPERPQVTLNSNLKPETFHVQTELDFVSTHCANWLDAIRSGKPTSVNNDPELGAAAVMLVNLAVRSYREGKVFHVDRDGQVSDGNSSWADGWEKLSKAKAKPRHVPGWHAGDTGSVMYPPEYQKLAGPWIDGKPPQT is encoded by the coding sequence ATGACGCAACCAACGGAATCAAACGTATCACGACGCGACTTCATCAAGACCAGCGCGACAACCGGTGCCGCCGCGAGCCTGCTGGCCGCAGCCACAAAGACACGCGCAGCCGATGCGAACAGTCGCTTACGGATCGGCGTGATCGGCGCAGGGAATCGCGGCTTCAATACACTCACCAAGAAACTCGTCAAACTCCGTGAGCTGGGTCACAACATCGACCTCGTTTCCGTCGCCGATGTCTACTCGGTGCATCGCCAGCGGTTTGTCGATTACATCAAGGAACAGACCGGCGTCACGCCAACCACGCACGTCGATCATCGCGAGTTGCTGGGCGATAAAGACATCGACGCCGTCGTGATTGGCACCCCCGATCACTGGCACGCCAAAATCACGCTGGATGCCCTGGCCGCGGGCAAGCACGTTTATTGCGAAAAACCGATGACGCACACGGTCGAAGAGGCCGCCGAAGTCGTAGCCGCCTGGAAAGCCAGCGATCGCGTGATGCAGGTCGGCGTGCAGTCGACCAGTGCGCCTGTCTGGGACATGGCCCGCGAGAAAATCGACGCCGGCCTGCTGGGCAAAGTCGTCCAGTTCCAGACTGAATGTGCCCGTAACGGCAAGTTCGGCATGTCGCGGCACAACCTGATCACGAAAGAAATGACGCCACAAACGGTCGACTTCCGTCGCTTCCTCGGCGTGGAGGAAGGCTTTCATCCCGACGTGCCCTTCGACCGTGAGATCTTCGGACAATGGCGCTGCTACTGGGCCTTCGGATACGGCATGTTCTCCGACCTGTTCGTGCATCGTGTGACCGGCATGCTGAAAGCCACGGGACTCCGCAAGCCCGGTCGCGTGGTCGGTGGCGGCGGGATCTTTTTTGAATACGATGATCGTGAAGTCACCGACGTGGCATCGATCATCGCCGACTTCCACGAAGGGGTGCAGGGGCTGGTCAGCAGCACCATGGTCAGCGAAGAACGCAAGCTGGATCACATCATTCGCGGCCACAACGGACTGCTGCTGTTCGACAAGAGCTGTTCGGGCAACAGTGGCAAGTGTTCGTTCGAATTTGTCCCCGAACGACCACAGGTCACGCTCAACAGCAATCTCAAACCCGAGACATTCCACGTGCAAACGGAACTCGACTTCGTGTCGACGCACTGTGCGAACTGGCTCGACGCCATCCGCTCGGGCAAACCCACATCCGTCAATAACGATCCGGAACTGGGCGCCGCTGCCGTCATGCTCGTCAACCTGGCCGTACGCAGCTACCGCGAAGGCAAGGTGTTCCATGTCGACCGCGACGGTCAGGTCAGCGATGGTAACAGCAGCTGGGCGGACGGCTGGGAGAAACTCTCTAAGGCCAAAGCCAAACCCCGCCACGTGCCCGGCTGGCATGCGGGTGACACAGGCAGCGTCATGTACCCGCCCGAATACCAGAAGCTCGCCGGCCCCTGGATCGATGGCAAGCCGCCACAAACATAA
- a CDS encoding DUF1080 domain-containing protein encodes MQCNVGINAGVKLLALCFVSLCILQASLPAAAAELFNGRDLTSWVNVNGAPDTWQVRDSAIVCTGEPSCFLRTDRMYENYVLELECLHVKTGGNSGLFFHADALPQIGAPYPRAIEAQLLVEDHGSLFGIRGASLVPLTDPDKKGTTARARPLEKRCRPAGYWNKYVLTTKDGNVELAVNGKVVTRAKQTSLVKGYIGLQAEHTEVHFRNIRIRELPSSNPSAEKVAQPDAGFKSLFDGLTFSGWNHRPGHKGHWVAHDGEIHYDGKAESKKRADRDLWMKDEFEDFVLIVDWRLSAEPEMKPHPIVLFNGDFLMEADNPRQRVTRPHLDAGDSGIYLRGSSKAQLNVWSQVLGSGEINGYRTDKTMPPEVRRACIPIKNADRPLGQWNRFEITMRGDRVSVVLNGTTVIENAQLPGIPPKGPIALQHHNDPVEFRNLFIKPLK; translated from the coding sequence ATGCAGTGCAACGTAGGTATTAACGCCGGAGTGAAGCTGCTGGCCCTGTGCTTCGTCTCGCTTTGTATCCTCCAAGCCTCGTTACCGGCTGCAGCAGCGGAACTGTTCAACGGTCGGGATCTCACCAGCTGGGTCAACGTCAACGGGGCGCCCGACACCTGGCAGGTGCGGGATAGTGCGATTGTCTGCACGGGCGAGCCCAGTTGTTTCCTGCGCACCGATCGGATGTATGAAAACTATGTGCTGGAACTGGAGTGCCTGCACGTGAAAACGGGCGGCAATTCCGGTCTGTTCTTCCACGCCGATGCACTACCGCAGATCGGGGCCCCCTATCCACGTGCCATCGAAGCTCAGTTGCTCGTCGAAGATCATGGCAGTCTGTTTGGAATCCGCGGCGCCTCGCTTGTGCCACTGACCGACCCCGACAAAAAGGGGACCACCGCACGGGCGCGTCCCCTCGAAAAACGCTGTCGACCAGCGGGATACTGGAACAAATATGTGCTCACAACCAAAGACGGCAACGTAGAACTGGCCGTCAACGGGAAGGTGGTCACACGTGCGAAACAAACGAGCCTCGTCAAAGGCTATATCGGCCTGCAGGCAGAACACACCGAAGTGCATTTCCGCAACATCCGCATTCGCGAATTGCCGTCGAGTAATCCGTCGGCGGAAAAAGTCGCCCAGCCTGACGCAGGCTTTAAGTCGCTGTTCGATGGACTCACCTTTTCCGGCTGGAACCATCGGCCCGGACACAAGGGGCACTGGGTCGCCCACGACGGTGAGATCCACTACGACGGTAAGGCCGAGTCCAAAAAACGGGCCGACCGTGACCTCTGGATGAAGGACGAATTCGAAGACTTTGTCCTGATCGTCGACTGGCGTCTGTCTGCCGAACCGGAAATGAAGCCGCACCCCATCGTGCTGTTTAACGGCGATTTCCTGATGGAGGCAGACAATCCCCGCCAACGCGTCACCCGCCCGCACCTCGATGCCGGCGATAGCGGCATTTATCTCCGCGGCAGTTCCAAAGCCCAGCTCAACGTCTGGAGCCAGGTCCTCGGTTCCGGCGAAATCAACGGCTACCGCACCGACAAGACGATGCCACCGGAAGTCCGCCGCGCCTGCATCCCTATCAAAAACGCGGACCGTCCCCTCGGCCAGTGGAACCGCTTCGAGATCACCATGCGCGGCGATCGCGTATCAGTGGTTCTCAATGGAACAACCGTCATCGAAAACGCACAGCTCCCGGGAATTCCTCCCAAAGGCCCCATCGCCCTGCAACACCACAACGATCCCGTGGAGTTTCGCAATCTGTTTATCAAACCGTTGAAGTAA
- a CDS encoding heparinase II/III family protein → MTKLTTQAGTPTRQQSLILDSRQPDFETFLIEAHIDPTQHAAGDLQAIAGLTFGLKTPEEDPFSNTKQIRFELREGAHRGFWDIWIDGINEPRREPSPKPQGWIDHREYQRPWEFTPHPGSYQLRILCSPVKEGTRLRFYFEHMDRPVFEFTKKGKVVPGYIGFYAVTGGTTPRQNTATFSKLNVREIQDLEPLIHPAPRDIVLDALDLTHPSLTKVAAAIEQQDRARAGQLLLEHLRTRTTPKGPGFQPVYCGTNYREVADAVLEDRYGTRGPFLSFSKTYVDGAGNTQHFVDQNGTIRWDLCNGHLTRHFHWVSLAKTYAETGDKRYVVRFAREVQDWVAREPFLHPRNPDIGKLNWMDGTTFEPGYLNTSNIGRRCEMTWWPAYDEFRKSADFSDAAHFHMLLGFIRQARLIMNPSSFAAHDDGGAHICVALLQTALMLPELAESQRWEQEAVRRWEEVLRVQFHADGSHVSLSTGYNWASLMALENMIALYRRVGRDVPQQFLDTLELAYQHPIALSRPDQGQIDMNDGGWGMIDDHMQRAHKLFPHRDDFLWMATRGTQGQPPAYRSIYFPNAGHFVMRTGWGPQHRYLFMDAGPVGASHGKEDKLNIYVDYGGHQLLASGGRGSYSGGPFAAYTGSTRGYNTLLVDGGVQARTYPRYEIEGHLPEKRRWQTTEHFDYAEGFHSHGWFAPEKRIEGKQTRQIIFIKGDNPPTTSYWVVIDTVEPADQGLHAYEALFHSRRNHAGVVDDQSKMVHCWDAGAALRIIPVVTEGLDVSLIHGQTEPHIQGWHVVGDAHAPMWTPVFKWKASGTTTRAWILVPAGPDQKWCLDRVELKQADEAALIFRCIRPDGSSEIVYRRQGNEPETFSAEEIQVRGDIGVVSLDSAGEIKQRFTIVPQP, encoded by the coding sequence GTGACGAAACTCACGACTCAGGCAGGGACACCCACGCGACAGCAAAGCCTGATCCTCGACAGCAGACAACCGGATTTCGAAACGTTTCTGATTGAAGCGCACATTGATCCCACACAACACGCCGCCGGTGATCTCCAGGCGATTGCCGGTTTGACGTTTGGCCTCAAAACCCCTGAAGAGGACCCCTTCTCGAATACGAAACAGATTCGTTTCGAGTTACGCGAAGGGGCGCACCGCGGTTTCTGGGACATCTGGATCGACGGAATAAACGAACCACGCCGCGAACCGTCTCCTAAACCACAGGGCTGGATTGATCATCGAGAATACCAGCGCCCGTGGGAGTTCACCCCCCACCCGGGAAGCTACCAACTCCGCATTCTCTGTTCGCCCGTCAAAGAGGGAACCAGACTGCGCTTTTACTTCGAGCACATGGATCGTCCCGTTTTTGAGTTCACGAAGAAAGGCAAAGTAGTTCCCGGTTATATCGGCTTCTATGCCGTGACGGGGGGCACGACCCCGCGTCAGAACACAGCAACTTTCAGCAAATTGAATGTCAGGGAGATCCAGGATCTTGAGCCACTCATTCACCCCGCCCCGCGGGACATTGTTCTCGATGCACTCGATCTGACACACCCATCGTTGACGAAAGTCGCTGCAGCGATCGAGCAACAGGATCGAGCTCGCGCCGGCCAATTGCTGCTGGAACATCTGCGGACCCGGACCACACCGAAGGGCCCCGGGTTCCAGCCGGTATACTGTGGTACGAATTACCGTGAAGTTGCCGATGCCGTTCTGGAAGATCGTTATGGTACCCGCGGTCCCTTCCTCAGTTTCTCAAAGACCTATGTCGACGGAGCGGGGAACACACAGCACTTTGTCGATCAGAACGGCACAATCCGCTGGGATTTATGCAACGGTCACCTGACGCGACATTTCCACTGGGTCTCGCTGGCAAAAACATACGCGGAAACCGGAGACAAACGCTACGTCGTCCGCTTCGCACGCGAAGTCCAGGACTGGGTGGCACGGGAACCCTTTTTACATCCCCGGAATCCGGATATCGGCAAGTTAAACTGGATGGATGGGACTACGTTTGAGCCGGGATATCTCAACACCAGTAACATCGGTCGACGCTGTGAGATGACCTGGTGGCCCGCCTACGATGAATTTCGCAAATCAGCAGATTTCTCAGACGCAGCCCACTTCCACATGCTGCTGGGTTTCATCCGACAGGCGCGGCTGATCATGAACCCCAGCAGCTTCGCCGCCCATGATGACGGCGGAGCGCACATCTGCGTCGCACTCCTGCAAACTGCATTAATGCTCCCGGAACTGGCTGAGTCGCAACGCTGGGAACAGGAGGCCGTTCGACGCTGGGAGGAAGTCCTTCGGGTACAGTTCCATGCTGACGGAAGTCACGTCAGCTTGAGTACCGGCTATAACTGGGCTTCGCTGATGGCGCTCGAAAACATGATCGCACTTTATCGCAGAGTCGGGCGAGACGTCCCGCAGCAGTTTCTGGATACGCTCGAACTGGCGTATCAGCATCCCATCGCTCTCTCCCGCCCCGACCAGGGACAGATTGACATGAACGATGGGGGCTGGGGCATGATCGACGACCACATGCAACGCGCCCACAAGCTCTTCCCTCACCGCGACGATTTTCTCTGGATGGCGACCAGAGGCACACAGGGGCAACCGCCGGCGTATCGGTCGATCTACTTCCCCAATGCCGGACACTTTGTAATGCGGACCGGCTGGGGACCGCAACACCGCTACCTGTTCATGGATGCCGGGCCGGTCGGCGCCAGTCACGGTAAAGAAGATAAGCTCAACATCTATGTGGATTACGGCGGTCATCAGTTACTGGCCAGCGGCGGTCGGGGCTCATACTCCGGTGGCCCTTTTGCGGCTTACACAGGATCAACACGCGGTTACAACACGCTGCTGGTCGATGGCGGTGTCCAGGCCAGAACGTATCCCAGATACGAAATCGAGGGACACCTCCCCGAAAAAAGACGCTGGCAGACCACCGAGCACTTTGACTACGCAGAAGGCTTTCATTCTCATGGATGGTTCGCCCCGGAGAAACGGATCGAAGGAAAGCAGACGCGGCAGATCATCTTCATCAAAGGTGATAACCCTCCCACGACATCGTACTGGGTTGTGATCGATACCGTAGAACCAGCCGACCAGGGACTGCATGCATACGAGGCTCTGTTCCATTCACGTCGAAACCACGCGGGCGTTGTCGACGATCAATCTAAAATGGTTCACTGCTGGGACGCTGGTGCTGCACTCCGCATCATCCCCGTGGTCACCGAGGGGCTGGACGTCTCACTGATTCACGGCCAGACCGAACCACACATCCAGGGCTGGCATGTCGTCGGAGATGCGCATGCCCCCATGTGGACTCCGGTCTTCAAATGGAAAGCGTCCGGAACAACGACACGCGCATGGATCCTCGTCCCGGCAGGCCCTGACCAGAAATGGTGTCTTGATCGTGTCGAACTGAAACAGGCTGACGAAGCCGCATTGATTTTTCGCTGTATCCGACCGGATGGCAGTAGCGAAATCGTCTATCGCCGCCAGGGGAATGAACCAGAGACATTCTCTGCAGAGGAAATTCAGGTTCGGGGCGATATTGGTGTTGTCTCCCTGGATTCTGCCGGCGAGATCAAACAGCGATTCACCATAGTGCCTCAGCCGTGA
- a CDS encoding family 10 glycosylhydrolase, which translates to MSDNLSWHLRFALLFSLLSTSATYLAAAEPTSAQQQLPRPHSEQWQNFKQAERITDLTRCLPADALSNRRQHDKWKVFEYETAEFSGKCISVGRESSAPDLTLKLNKQGWHAVYIGLSSITDLVRPAKNNVEVKFTSDPAYTRLSNRLDLGSQRRDVLEEVFLGTADLTNNDLQFSTVYHMPARIHYVKTIPLTEEEVARLNADRTQQKTKTAVATFDGYTWIHPFRPQNRADLAATFSAYRDSDFKTWWFQVGGADLVHHPSQVGNLMGGHLDTFPREVDREYVESVRHLHQQGIDPLKVAVEEAHKQQAEILICLRAAGWKAAPPWEEFFMSEFYEAHPEWRCIDYDGTPTMHLSYAAEEVQDHLIKVYREALQRGADGAGFLFHRGMPMILWEEPFCQRFIKEYGEDPRKLAEDDPRVLQLRATIVTEFMRKIRKLLDEVATQRGTPSRRLKLAVSTFSTPADNRKFGLDVERWIDEKLIDQIGIAWFAYYTSGLKSRSGDTAYYARITEGTDVRIFPFYIGWKMESADSLLKSVTRDYEQGADGIAVWDPNQFVTWQKGRNPYWPLVSKLGHCQHISAGSFIFKPTTIPLTRLGDNHYSRWYPNTGF; encoded by the coding sequence ATGAGTGATAATCTTTCCTGGCACCTCAGGTTCGCGCTGCTATTTAGTCTCCTCTCGACATCAGCAACATACCTGGCTGCTGCGGAACCGACGTCTGCTCAACAACAGCTGCCGCGGCCCCACTCTGAGCAGTGGCAGAACTTCAAGCAGGCAGAACGCATCACAGACCTGACGCGCTGCCTCCCGGCCGACGCACTTTCAAATCGTCGTCAGCATGACAAATGGAAAGTGTTTGAATATGAAACAGCAGAGTTCTCGGGAAAATGTATCTCGGTCGGACGTGAGTCCTCGGCACCGGACCTGACCTTAAAACTCAACAAACAAGGCTGGCACGCCGTCTATATCGGGCTGAGTTCGATCACCGATCTCGTGCGCCCCGCGAAGAATAATGTGGAGGTCAAGTTCACCAGCGACCCGGCTTACACCCGGCTGAGTAATCGACTCGACCTGGGTTCCCAACGCCGGGATGTGCTGGAAGAAGTATTTCTGGGCACCGCAGACCTGACCAATAACGACTTACAGTTCTCTACCGTGTATCACATGCCGGCGCGGATTCATTACGTCAAAACCATTCCACTGACCGAGGAGGAAGTCGCTCGGTTAAATGCTGATCGGACTCAACAGAAAACCAAAACCGCGGTCGCCACGTTTGATGGCTACACCTGGATTCACCCGTTCCGTCCTCAGAATCGCGCCGATCTCGCGGCGACATTTTCCGCTTACCGCGACAGTGATTTCAAGACCTGGTGGTTTCAGGTGGGAGGCGCGGATCTCGTCCATCACCCGAGCCAGGTGGGAAACCTGATGGGGGGACACCTTGATACGTTCCCGCGGGAAGTCGATCGCGAGTATGTCGAATCGGTTCGCCATCTGCATCAGCAGGGAATTGACCCGCTGAAAGTGGCTGTTGAAGAAGCACACAAACAACAGGCGGAAATCCTTATCTGCTTGCGTGCTGCCGGCTGGAAGGCGGCACCGCCGTGGGAGGAGTTCTTCATGAGTGAATTTTACGAAGCCCATCCCGAGTGGCGCTGCATCGATTACGACGGAACACCCACCATGCATCTCAGCTACGCCGCAGAGGAAGTTCAGGATCATCTGATCAAAGTCTACCGCGAAGCACTGCAGCGAGGCGCAGACGGAGCCGGCTTTCTCTTTCATCGCGGCATGCCCATGATTTTATGGGAAGAACCATTCTGTCAGCGATTCATCAAAGAATACGGGGAAGATCCCCGCAAGCTGGCCGAAGACGACCCACGCGTGCTCCAGTTACGGGCGACGATTGTCACGGAGTTCATGCGTAAAATTCGCAAGCTGCTGGATGAGGTTGCGACTCAGCGCGGAACACCCAGTCGCCGACTTAAACTGGCCGTTTCCACTTTTTCCACCCCCGCAGATAATCGGAAGTTCGGACTGGATGTGGAACGCTGGATTGATGAAAAACTGATCGACCAGATCGGCATCGCCTGGTTCGCGTATTATACCAGCGGGCTGAAATCCAGATCAGGAGACACGGCTTACTACGCCCGCATCACCGAGGGAACCGATGTAAGAATCTTCCCTTTCTATATCGGCTGGAAAATGGAAAGTGCGGACAGCCTGCTGAAGTCAGTCACGCGGGACTATGAACAAGGGGCTGACGGAATCGCCGTCTGGGATCCGAATCAGTTCGTCACCTGGCAAAAAGGGCGCAATCCCTACTGGCCGCTGGTCTCAAAGCTCGGTCATTGCCAGCACATCAGCGCCGGCTCATTCATCTTCAAACCCACCACCATCCCCCTGACCAGACTGGGCGACAATCACTACAGTCGCTGGTACCCGAATACCGGGTTTTAA